Genomic window (Deltaproteobacteria bacterium):
CGGCGGATGAGGGGACGATGCAGGCACGGGCTTGGACAGGGGTGTTGGGAGAAGCCGCCGCGGATGGCGGAAGAGTTGATGGTACGGCGGTCACGGCGGTCACCGAGGCCGTGGGAGACGGCGCAGGGAGCGAAGGGGTCGCCGTGAGGCCCGAGGGTGAAGGCGCGTTGTCCCTGTCGCCGCGCCGTGGCGGCCGGGAGCTGGAGCCGGGGGCTGAGGGCCTTCGTCCCTTCGCCCGCTCGTCCGAGGAAGGCGCGTCTTCCGTGACGGACGGCGGCGACGGCGCAGGGTCGGAGCCGTCCCCATCCGGCGTCACGGCGAAGTCCGTCGGGGCGGCGGCGAAGACCACGCGGGAGACGGAGCAGGGCCGTACCAGGAGCCTTGCGCCCGAGGCCGCGCCGCTCGTCGGCCGGGGGAGCGGGGCGAGGAACAGTCTGGCCGATATGGCCGACTTGATCGAAGGGCTCGATCCCGAGGTCTCCGAAAGACTCCAGACAGCGCCGCTCGGTGAAAGAGGCGGCGACAAGGCCAGGAGCGCTGTCGCAGGGTCGGAGAAGGGGCGTTTGCAGCGCTCCGGGGTGACGGCCGTGGAGGCCGAGTCGCCTTCGGGGCGTGACGGCCGGCATGGCGCTGCCGAGCCTGAGGGCGGAGAAGCGGCTCAGCCGGACCGGAGAGCGCCGGTGACAGACAGGCACGGCTCGTCGGAGACGGAGGGGCGCCGGGGGTCGGACCGGGGCGGGACTTCCGACGGGGCCGGCCGCTCGCAGGGCGGCACAGAAGGCCGCGGGGCCTTTGCGGCGGCGGTGAAGAATGCGGCCGATGGCGCACCGGTTCCGGCGCAGGAGCGCAGCGGCGCGGGACGTTTTGAGGCGCCGGTGAGCTTGAGGACCGACGCCGGCGTCGATCCGCCGGGGAACGGTGCTGCGGCTGCGGCCGAGGGGCGCGGTGTCGAGCCGTCGGCCCCGAGGGAGGGAAGCGCTCCGGGCGCCGCGGCGGGCCGCATCCAGGCGCACTCCCACCAGATATTCGAAGATATCCGCCGGGGCCTCAGCGTGAGCGTCGGGCGCGGTCTCGACCGGGTGCGCATGACCCTCCATCCCGA
Coding sequences:
- a CDS encoding flagellar hook-length control protein FliK codes for the protein MATAGADLRRHVGSEGTAASRIEESGESQMSLYPLMEITVRPQPAGGAASAGTPTVGGELDGAGAGFDDALRDAASASGVAGPSGGGDGGPATVGGDSGAKSSSKAAGASGEAPAEADGGRGSQGGGRLRESGEAGEGMSAAPEADGADEAVEEVPSVALAASGPIPAAAAADEGTMQARAWTGVLGEAAADGGRVDGTAVTAVTEAVGDGAGSEGVAVRPEGEGALSLSPRRGGRELEPGAEGLRPFARSSEEGASSVTDGGDGAGSEPSPSGVTAKSVGAAAKTTRETEQGRTRSLAPEAAPLVGRGSGARNSLADMADLIEGLDPEVSERLQTAPLGERGGDKARSAVAGSEKGRLQRSGVTAVEAESPSGRDGRHGAAEPEGGEAAQPDRRAPVTDRHGSSETEGRRGSDRGGTSDGAGRSQGGTEGRGAFAAAVKNAADGAPVPAQERSGAGRFEAPVSLRTDAGVDPPGNGAAAAAEGRGVEPSAPREGSAPGAAAGRIQAHSHQIFEDIRRGLSVSVGRGLDRVRMTLHPEHLGKLDIKLSVDGDGVSARIMVTSHAVKGLLDADASRLRDAFGAHGMELRDYSVEVDSRGAHDPSGRELPGGRGGMGRRDGRADGVEAVSDAPAHFGPPSRSRIASGRGLDIFV